Proteins found in one Plasmodium relictum strain SGS1 genome assembly, chromosome: 13 genomic segment:
- the METAP2 gene encoding methionine aminopeptidase 2, putative, with translation MNKTNKKEEKKNKNLDTKKKYSQNNELNKVKDINENKKKIVENVIKEKNEQVINSNEKEAINIVQNSVEKSEDKSIRDEVKKNESINFNNNNNKNIKNTKNDKNKKNKNSTNDDKNKSSKKNKNKKKSKLDLILNEFKNEINERDIEKREEKGEEKVEENKKKEEIEDYDIEKIKKTIVIKENFIEEQNNSHIRLLKNWPQVEKSFQTNPPTVPIELLFQGKNYPVGEILEYKHVLSGKSLQEKKEREKISIDYYEDLRKAAECHRQVRKYMQTYIQPGRKMIDIVQATERKTKELILAQKLKCGWGFPTGCSLNHCAAHYTPNYGDETVLKYDDVCKLDFGVHVNGYIIDCAFTIAFNEKYDNLIKATQDGTNTGIKEAGIDARMCDIGEAIQEVIESYEIELNQKIYPIKAISNLRGHSINKYIIHGGKCVPIVRQKEKSEIMEEGELFAIETFASTGKGYVTHENDCSHYMRNPDKQFVPIRLNSAKTLLKVINDNFDTLPFCRRWLDDLGQTRHFMALKTLVDLNIVEPYPPLCDTKNSYTSQMEHTILLRPTCKEVLSRGPDF, from the coding sequence atgaataaaacgaacaaaaaggaagaaaaaaaaaataaaaatctagatacaaagaaaaaatatagtcaaaataatgaattaaataaagtaaaagatataaatgaaaataaaaaaaaaatagtagaaaatgtaattaaagaaaaaaatgaacaagTTATAAATTCCAATGAAAAAGAAGCAATAAATATTGTTCAAAATTCTGTTGAAAAAAGTGAAGATAAAAGCATAAGGGATGAAgttaagaaaaatgaaagtataaattttaataataataataataaaaatataaaaaacactaagaatgataaaaataaaaagaataagaaTAGTACTAACGATGATAAAAACAAATCTagtaaaaagaataaaaacaaaaaaaaaagtaaactagatttaatattaaatgaatttaaaaatgaaataaatgaaagaGACATAGAAAAAAGAGAAGAGAAAGGAGAAGAAAAggtagaagaaaataaaaaaaaagaagaaatagaagattatgatatagaaaaaataaaaaaaactatagtaataaaagaaaattttatagaaGAGCAAAATAATAGTCATATAAGATTGTTAAAGAATTGGCCTCAGGTTGAAAAAAGCTTTCAAACTAATCCACCAACAGTACCAATTGAGTTATTATTTCAAGGAAAAAATTATCCTGTTGGTGAAATATTAGAGTATAAACATGTGTTAAGTGGAAAGTCattacaagaaaaaaaagaaagagaaaaaataagtatagaTTACTATGAAGATTTAAGAAAAGCTGCTGAATGCCATAGGCAGGTTCGAAAATATATGCAGACATATATTCAACCGGGAAGAAAAATGATAGATATTGTTCAAGCAACAGAAAGAAAAACgaaagaattaattttagcacaaaaattaaaatgtgGTTGGGGATTCCCTACTGGTTGTTCTTTAAATCATTGTGCAGCACATTATACACCAAATTACGGGGATGAAACCGTTTTAAAATATGATGACGTATGTAAACTAGATTTTGGAGTACATGTTAATGGATATATAATTGATTGCGCATTTACAATAgcatttaatgaaaaatatgataatcTTATTAAGGCTACTCAAGATGGGACAAACACAGGTATAAAGGAAGCAGGAATAGATGCAAGAATGTGTGATATTGGGGAAGCTATTCAAGAAGTTATAGAATCCTATGAGATAGaattaaatcaaaaaatttatcCAATTAAAGCTATTAGCAACTTAAGAGGTCATTccattaataaatatataatacatGGAGGAAAATGTGTACCTATTGTTAGGcagaaagaaaaaagtgaaaTAATGGAGGAAGGAGAATTGTTTGCTATTGAAACTTTTGCATCGACGGGGAAAGGATATGTTACCCATGAAAACGATTGTTCTCATTATATGAGAAATCCAGATAAACAGTTTGTTCCTATTAGGCTAAATTCAGCCAAAACTTTATTAAAAGTTATTAATGATAACTTTGATACATTACCATTTTGTCGTAGATGGTTAGATGATTTAGGGCAAACAAGACATTTTATGGCCTTAAAAACCTTAGTAGATTTAAATATTGTCGAACCTTATCCCCCTTTATGTGATACAAAAAATTCGTATACTTCTCAAATGGAACACACTATTTTGTTACGACCGACATGTAAAGAAGTTTTATCAAGAGGACCTGatttctaa
- a CDS encoding mitochondrial acidic protein MAM33, putative, whose product MNFIFRNTVNLSKSKPLSKQFSNSANKLANLNKRKITNITNIEKYCQKLQTNFNTFNKRTFASSESQKLLEVVKAEVQHEKSNYEAPENIKKFLQTSGWKYEEQEGDVNMVLTKNVDGMKIIVDFQLVSPFQAEGENEAQAEMTDFSVTVEKPNKQGGITFYCTTLQNDEKFRYMIGNVKYYKNEEGKNSVSSYNGPEFEDLDDSLQTSLDEWLANLGVDSELCDFIDSCSIDKEQREYMSWLQNISNFIES is encoded by the coding sequence atgaatttcaTATTTAGAAATACTGTAAATTTATCTAAAAGTAAACCGCTTAGTAAACAGTTTAGCAATTCTGCAAATAAGTTGgctaatttaaataaaagaaaaattacaaatataACCAACATTGAAAAATATTGTCAGAAGTTACAAACAAATTTCAACACTTTCAACAAAAGAACATTTGCTTCAAGTGAATCTCAAAAATTGTTGGAAGTTGTGAAAGCAGAGGTACAACATGAAAAATCCAACTATGAAGCACCAGAAAATATCAAAAAGTTTTTACAAACATCAGGATGGAAATACGAAGAACAAGAAGGAGATGTAAATATGGTGTTGACCAAAAATGTAGATGGAATGAAAATTATTGTTGATTTTCAACTCGTTTCTCCATTTCAAGCAGAAGGAGAAAACGAAGCTCAAGCTGAAATGACCGATTTCTCAGTGACAGTTGAAAAGCCAAATAAACAAGGAGGTATCACGTTTTATTGTACTACCTTacaaaatgatgaaaaatttAGATATATGATAGGGAATGtcaaatattataaaaatgaagaaggaAAAAATTCTGTATCATCGTATAATGGACCTGAATTTGAAGATTTAGATGATTCTTTACAAACTTCACTTGATGAATGGCTAGCTAATTTGGGAGTAGACTCAGAATTATGTGATTTTATTGATTCATGTAGTATTGATAAAGAACAAAGAGAATATATGTCTTGGTTACAAAACATTTCAAATTTCATTgaatcttaa
- the TIM17 gene encoding mitochondrial import inner membrane translocase subunit TIM17, putative produces MLQERDLAREPCPDRIIEDMGGAFGMGCIGGYIWHFLKGARNSPKGDVLSGALYSSRMRAPILGGNFAVWGGTFSCFDCAFQYLRKREDHWNAIGSGFCTGGVLAMRGGWRSASRNAIVGGVLLAIIEIVSIVLTRKTTPTPRQQFQQQMEMEKRMSSKNNR; encoded by the coding sequence ATGTTACAAGAAAGAGATTTAGCAAGAGAGCCATGCCCTGATAGAATAATAGAAGATATGGGTGGGGCATTTGGTATGGGTTGCATAGGGGGTTATATATGGCACTTTTTAAAAGGTGCAAGAAATAGTCCAAAAGGTGATGTGTTAAGTGGGGCTTTATATAGTAGTCGTATGAGAGCACCCATTTTAGGTGGAAACTTTGCTGTATGGGGAGGTACTTTTAGTTGTTTTGATTGTGCCTTTcaatatttaagaaaaagaGAAGACCATTGGAATGCTATTGGTAGTGGTTTTTGTACAGGTGGAGTTTTAGCTATGAGAGGAGGATGGCGATCTGCTTCAAGAAATGCTATCGTTGGAGGAGTTTTGCTAGCCATTATAGAAATAGTCTCTATTGTATTAACACGTAAGACTACCCCTACACCTAGACAGCAATTTCAACAACAAATGGAAATGGAAAAAAGAATGtcttcaaaaaataatagataa
- a CDS encoding cytochrome c oxidase assembly protein, putative: protein MYFNRIFQNYHMQNFFKNGLSRRILFHKNYVSTFNKLNKSEELLILKKVEKYNKLVKEGYELKVGIWLNTCSLLILGMISIGGYTRLTESGLSITHWKFQGIKYPKSNEEWIEEFEKYKMTPEYKEVHYNISLDEYKKIFFNEWLHRMFGRGIGLYFVSGVAFFLFKRSLKKNMIKKLSFIFTLGVFQGLVGWWMVKSGFNKPKTENKTPRVSPYRLVFHLFCATAMYSYIFVNSLTLIELGKLRKQFKKSKINSWLEFLRNELIHEMYEKRNITKKMKLGLLVFTLLTFSNILYGGFVAGNDAGYAYNTWPKMLDKFIPDEVRNFYLQKKKKYKQLFENTTVVQFNHRMLSYIIVLNSFLLYYYSKTLSLSKKTKRFFFLLPVITTAQMLTGISVIIHNVPIYLALVHQFGGFCVLSTLLHLLKRISKI from the coding sequence ATGTATTTTAATAGAATTTTTCAGAATTATCATatgcaaaatttttttaaaaatggatTAAGTAGGAGAATATtgtttcataaaaattatgttagtacatttaataaattaaataagtctgaagaattacttattttaaagaaagttgaaaaatataacaaattGGTGAAGGAAGGATATGAACTTAAAGTAGGTATATGGTTAAATACTTGTAGTTTGTTAATATTAGGTATGATAAGCATAGGAGGATATACTAGATTAACTGAAAGCGGTTTGTCAATAACCCATTGGAAATTTCAAGGTATAAAATACCCAAAAAGTAACGAAGAATGGATAGAagaatttgaaaaatataaaatgacACCTGAATATAAAGAAGTAcattataatatttcattggacgaatataagaaaatattttttaatgaatggTTGCATAGAATGTTTGGTCGTGGTATAGGGTTATATTTTGTTAGTGGTgttgctttttttttatttaaacgctctttaaaaaaaaatatgattaaaaaattaagctTCATTTTTACATTAGGAGTATTTCAAGGTTTAGTAGGTTGGTGGATGGTAAAAAGTGGTTTTAATAAACCCAAAACCGAAAATAAAACACCAAGGGTTTCTCCTTATCGATTAGTTTTTCATTTGTTCTGTGCAACTGCAATGTATAGCtatatatttgttaattCCTTAACATTAATTGAATTAGGAAAATTAAGAAagcaatttaaaaaaagtaaaataaacaGTTGGTTAGAGTTTTTAAGAAATGAATTAATACACGAAAtgtatgaaaaaagaaatattactaaaaaaatgaaattaggGTTACTTGTATTTACCCTTTTAactttttctaatattttatatggaGGTTTTGTTGCCGGTAACGATGCAGGTTATGCTTATAATACTTGGCCAAAAATGTTAGATAAATTTATTCCTGATGAAGTGAGAAATTTTTacttacaaaaaaaaaaaaaatataaacaattatttgaaaatacTACAGTAGTTCAATTTAATCATCGAATGCTTAGTTATATAATTGTTTTAAATAGTTTTctcttatattattattctaaAACACTGtctttaagtaaaaaaacaaaacgattttttttcttattaccAGTTATTACAACTGCCCAAATGTTAACAGGTATAAGCGTTATAATTCATAATGTACCAATATATTTGGCCTTAGTCCATCAATTTGGCGGTTTTTGTGTTTTATCTACCCTTTTGCATTTACTCAAAAGAATATCTAAGatttag